A region of Fibrobacter succinogenes subsp. succinogenes S85 DNA encodes the following proteins:
- the scpB gene encoding SMC-Scp complex subunit ScpB, translating to MAEDQNVEELAEESAELPKVESREDLARIIQALVFASPDVVTLKKLREILGDFLDARSVADALITANDSLNKIQSPFEIVEQAGGYRFRTRAKYYPWVRKLFPEANARRLSQAALETLAVIAYQQPITKAAIEQVRGVSSADGPIRNLLDKGFITLGARAETVGNPYTYVTTQEFLKYFGINRIPEDLPRLREFSELLEAGALVPQYSKPDNAPEEPTPLEESTDQIELSMGDA from the coding sequence ATGGCTGAAGATCAGAATGTCGAAGAACTGGCCGAAGAATCGGCGGAACTCCCGAAAGTTGAAAGTAGGGAAGACCTGGCTCGTATTATACAGGCGCTCGTCTTTGCATCCCCGGATGTTGTGACGCTCAAGAAGCTTCGCGAAATTCTCGGTGACTTTTTGGACGCTCGTTCTGTGGCAGATGCGCTCATTACCGCGAACGATTCTTTGAACAAGATTCAGTCTCCGTTTGAAATTGTGGAACAGGCGGGCGGTTACCGCTTTAGAACACGTGCAAAGTATTATCCGTGGGTGCGCAAGCTCTTCCCGGAAGCAAATGCAAGACGCCTTTCGCAGGCGGCTCTTGAAACGCTTGCCGTGATTGCTTACCAGCAGCCGATTACGAAGGCTGCGATTGAACAGGTTCGTGGCGTTTCGTCTGCGGATGGTCCGATCCGTAACTTGCTTGACAAAGGCTTTATTACTTTGGGTGCAAGAGCCGAAACTGTTGGTAACCCTTATACTTACGTCACGACGCAGGAATTTTTGAAATACTTTGGTATCAATCGCATTCCTGAAGACTTGCCGCGTTTGCGCGAATTCAGTGAACTTTTGGAAGCGGGCGCTTTGGTGCCGCAGTACTCCAAGCCTGATAACGCTCCGGAAGAACCGACTCCGCTCGAAGAATCGACTGACCAGATTGAATTGTCTATGGGAGATGCTTAA
- the proB gene encoding glutamate 5-kinase, producing the protein MSELRKNILDEARRVVVKIGSRILVDSERGGVRTRYIQKLADSVARLMDAGKEVVIVTSGAVGTGMAELGYAQKPTVLAEKQACAAVGQIDLMYAYREMFRWVQLSVGQILLSAEDFRDRARYKNLQNTIKAMLARKIVPIINENDSLAVAEIKVGDNDKLSSDVALFLDADLLLIFTDEDGLFDDNPKKNPNARLLNFVPEITPAILALAGKPGEAGSAVSTGGMRSKLEAIRNVTKSGANAFLASGMKVLPHQVFFENATGTLFAGSKKKLNSRQRWLSFITTPRGSVIVDEGGVKALRENHSSLLPVGVIAVQKHFDKGDLIEVQDEKKNPVARGVAGFDSETLKLVLRKKTAQVHEILGKNVPDELIHKNDLVVF; encoded by the coding sequence ATGAGTGAATTAAGAAAGAACATTTTAGATGAAGCTCGCCGCGTGGTGGTGAAGATTGGTTCTCGTATTCTCGTGGATTCCGAGCGAGGTGGCGTTCGTACACGTTATATCCAGAAGCTTGCGGATTCCGTGGCTCGCTTGATGGATGCCGGCAAGGAAGTCGTCATTGTCACGAGTGGTGCTGTGGGTACAGGCATGGCTGAACTGGGTTACGCTCAAAAGCCGACCGTGCTTGCCGAAAAGCAGGCTTGCGCTGCCGTGGGTCAGATTGACCTCATGTACGCTTATCGCGAAATGTTCCGCTGGGTGCAACTCTCCGTTGGCCAGATCCTCTTGTCTGCAGAAGACTTCCGCGACCGCGCGCGTTACAAGAATTTGCAGAACACCATCAAGGCCATGCTTGCCCGTAAGATTGTTCCGATCATTAACGAGAACGATTCCTTAGCCGTTGCCGAAATCAAGGTGGGCGATAACGACAAGCTCTCGAGCGATGTGGCGCTCTTCCTTGATGCTGACTTGCTCCTCATCTTTACGGATGAAGACGGCTTGTTCGATGACAATCCGAAGAAGAATCCGAACGCTCGCTTGTTGAACTTTGTTCCTGAAATTACGCCTGCGATTTTGGCATTGGCCGGAAAGCCCGGCGAGGCCGGGTCCGCCGTCAGTACCGGCGGCATGAGGAGCAAGCTCGAAGCCATTCGCAATGTGACGAAGAGCGGCGCGAATGCATTCCTTGCTAGCGGTATGAAGGTCCTCCCGCATCAGGTATTCTTTGAAAATGCAACAGGAACTTTGTTCGCAGGCTCCAAGAAAAAACTCAATAGCCGTCAGCGCTGGCTCAGCTTCATTACGACGCCGCGTGGAAGCGTGATTGTCGATGAAGGCGGTGTGAAGGCTTTGCGTGAAAATCATTCGAGCTTGTTGCCGGTGGGCGTGATTGCGGTACAGAAGCATTTTGATAAGGGCGACTTGATTGAAGTCCAGGACGAAAAGAAGAATCCTGTAGCTCGCGGTGTCGCTGGTTTTGATAGCGAAACGCTTAAGCTTGTGCTCCGTAAGAAGACTGCCCAGGTGCATGAAATCTTGGGCAAGAACGTTCCTGATGAACTTATCCACAAGAACGACTTGGTTGTATTCTAA
- the rapA gene encoding RNA polymerase-associated protein RapA produces MMMFKIGQRYVSQAEPTLGLGIVSEVQGRTVKILFPSIGQARIYRTDEAPIERFVLQVGETVKSEKGVSFVVDSVREDAGIMVYVGRNGKEMKESELSAKISTARPAVLFKALADDEVCSSRDFLRHEDAMEMYYKWISSPVRGMIGPRVNMIPHQYYLCYRACSSSTLPRLMLSDEVGLGKTIEAGMIWHALKSRGRIQRTLVIVPETLKHQWMIEMKRRFNQLFTLVDEGYIRGLFVGVAKDETKPNPFMQSNDIIVSIDFLMAQPALIEDLLKTNWDMTIIDEAHHLVCEDGFTSHEYMLANRVIGRSKGVLLLTGTPLQLHPESQFNRLKMLDPVRFADYNDFIKDQEAYLKLVRDLNKLPTDPNHHMSWDDLYECVPKNSQIRPWLEQENSKSMTAGEWMRCIVDGMGTGSVVFRNTRKGVGGFPKRVLDEIPLEPNPAYREMVDVAADRDLEASTDIQENGLLCTRFSDAWAMDERFVWLKGFLKEYKNEKVLLICESIQVVQALETLLLEFLGEGAFVMFHEDMSIMARDKAAANFSKPDGANLLIASEIGSEGRNFQFSHHLVLFDLPLDAALVEQRIGRLDRIGQDKDIIIHVPYVKGSGQEVMFRWYNEGLNSFGAPLMSGGELFLKYTESLIEALATPRASLENFVENVIPQVKKDCEQMRKHIENGRDRLLEFNSRNPEKAKEITDEIRELDAEPELKNLVFDSLMNRGLDVEKSSVQDCFLITMGPQVEAGSVPGMPDLAMAAATAGGGRVNSQTDLCGEGGGDGDGDGRVSGGTCMTVTFDRDVAMTHDDIEFISLDHPLAQGVFDYETSFGRGTVSCAIWPNSGLRGLMMQYNFAVELPVSEEWGCADIAGPKYFKVLVNAKGENMSEHFEDLSDAALKDVGVPQGNAAVDMTLRYFAKDGLAKARLIVSEQAKKYAEEAANAVEARSEQEYQRMNHLLSMRGKAGTSEALKQLRKNVQERKKIVANPQLRLDAIRLVVCK; encoded by the coding sequence ATGATGATGTTTAAAATTGGTCAGCGCTACGTGAGCCAAGCCGAACCTACCCTGGGGCTTGGTATTGTATCTGAAGTTCAGGGCCGTACTGTTAAAATTTTGTTCCCGTCTATCGGTCAAGCTCGTATTTACAGGACCGATGAAGCTCCGATTGAACGTTTTGTTTTGCAAGTAGGTGAAACCGTCAAGAGTGAAAAAGGTGTCTCCTTCGTGGTGGACTCCGTTCGCGAAGATGCGGGTATCATGGTTTATGTCGGGCGTAATGGCAAAGAGATGAAGGAATCTGAGCTGAGCGCGAAGATTTCGACCGCTCGACCGGCAGTGCTGTTTAAGGCCTTGGCTGATGACGAAGTTTGCTCGTCACGTGATTTTTTGCGTCATGAAGATGCGATGGAAATGTATTACAAGTGGATTTCTTCGCCGGTTCGTGGCATGATTGGCCCGCGTGTGAACATGATCCCGCACCAGTATTACCTTTGCTACCGTGCCTGCTCTAGCTCGACGCTCCCGAGGCTTATGCTTTCGGACGAAGTGGGCTTGGGTAAGACGATTGAAGCGGGCATGATTTGGCATGCGCTCAAGTCGAGAGGCCGCATCCAGCGTACGCTCGTGATTGTCCCGGAAACGCTGAAGCACCAGTGGATGATTGAAATGAAGCGCCGTTTCAACCAGCTCTTTACGCTGGTGGACGAAGGCTACATCCGTGGCTTGTTTGTGGGTGTCGCAAAAGACGAGACGAAGCCCAATCCGTTCATGCAGAGTAACGACATCATCGTGTCCATTGACTTTTTGATGGCTCAGCCTGCATTGATCGAAGACCTTTTGAAGACGAACTGGGATATGACCATCATCGATGAAGCCCACCATCTGGTGTGCGAGGATGGTTTCACGAGCCACGAGTATATGCTTGCGAACAGGGTGATTGGACGCTCGAAGGGCGTGTTGCTTTTGACCGGTACGCCCTTGCAGCTCCATCCGGAATCGCAGTTCAATCGTCTCAAGATGCTCGACCCAGTGCGCTTTGCAGACTATAACGATTTTATCAAGGACCAGGAAGCTTACCTCAAGCTTGTGCGAGATTTAAATAAGCTTCCGACCGACCCGAACCACCACATGAGCTGGGACGACTTGTACGAATGCGTCCCGAAGAACTCGCAAATTCGCCCATGGCTGGAACAGGAAAATTCAAAGTCGATGACCGCAGGCGAATGGATGCGCTGCATTGTCGATGGCATGGGCACGGGTTCTGTGGTGTTCCGCAATACGCGTAAGGGCGTAGGCGGATTCCCGAAGCGTGTGCTCGACGAAATTCCGCTGGAACCGAATCCGGCTTATCGTGAAATGGTGGATGTCGCTGCCGACCGCGACCTCGAAGCATCCACCGACATCCAGGAAAATGGCCTCCTCTGCACGAGGTTCTCCGATGCATGGGCGATGGACGAACGCTTTGTGTGGCTCAAGGGGTTCCTCAAGGAATACAAGAACGAAAAGGTTTTGCTGATTTGCGAATCCATCCAGGTGGTGCAGGCACTTGAAACTTTGCTCCTTGAATTCTTGGGCGAAGGTGCGTTTGTGATGTTCCACGAAGATATGAGCATCATGGCGCGCGACAAGGCTGCGGCAAACTTCAGCAAGCCTGATGGTGCTAACTTGCTCATCGCTTCTGAAATTGGTTCTGAAGGCCGTAACTTCCAGTTCTCTCATCACTTGGTCTTGTTCGACTTGCCTCTTGATGCAGCTCTCGTGGAACAGCGTATTGGCCGCTTGGACCGCATTGGTCAGGACAAGGACATCATCATCCACGTGCCGTACGTGAAGGGCTCTGGCCAGGAAGTGATGTTCCGCTGGTACAACGAAGGTTTGAATTCGTTTGGCGCTCCGCTCATGAGCGGTGGAGAACTCTTCCTCAAGTACACGGAATCTTTGATTGAAGCTTTGGCAACGCCGCGCGCTAGCCTTGAAAATTTTGTGGAGAACGTCATCCCGCAGGTCAAGAAAGACTGCGAGCAGATGCGTAAGCATATCGAAAACGGCCGTGACCGCTTGCTCGAATTCAACTCCCGTAATCCAGAAAAGGCAAAGGAAATCACGGATGAAATTCGTGAACTTGATGCGGAACCGGAACTCAAGAATCTCGTGTTTGATTCCTTGATGAATCGCGGACTCGATGTCGAAAAGAGCTCTGTGCAGGATTGCTTCCTCATCACGATGGGACCGCAGGTTGAAGCGGGCTCTGTGCCGGGCATGCCTGATTTGGCAATGGCTGCGGCTACTGCAGGTGGTGGCCGCGTGAATAGCCAAACGGATTTGTGTGGCGAAGGTGGTGGAGATGGCGACGGCGATGGCCGTGTGAGTGGTGGCACTTGTATGACGGTCACGTTCGATCGTGATGTCGCTATGACGCACGACGATATTGAATTTATCAGCTTGGACCATCCGCTGGCTCAGGGCGTGTTCGATTACGAAACGAGCTTTGGCCGTGGAACGGTGTCTTGTGCCATTTGGCCGAACTCCGGTTTGCGTGGGCTCATGATGCAGTACAACTTTGCTGTGGAACTGCCTGTGTCCGAAGAATGGGGCTGTGCCGATATTGCAGGGCCGAAGTATTTCAAGGTGCTGGTGAATGCGAAGGGCGAAAACATGTCCGAGCATTTCGAAGATCTTTCGGATGCGGCGCTCAAGGATGTGGGGGTCCCGCAGGGCAATGCGGCTGTCGATATGACGCTTCGTTACTTTGCTAAGGATGGCCTTGCGAAGGCTCGCTTGATTGTTTCTGAACAGGCTAAGAAGTATGCCGAAGAAGCAGCAAATGCCGTGGAAGCCCGTTCGGAACAGGAATACCAGCGCATGAACCATTTGCTTTCGATGCGTGGCAAGGCGGGGACGAGCGAAGCTTTGAAGCAGCTCCGCAAGAACGTGCAGGAACGCAAGAAGATTGTGGCTAACCCGCAACTCCGCCTCGATGCAATCCGCCTGGTGGTGTGCAAGTAA
- a CDS encoding RDD family protein — MKWFYIDTSITDGDRRQGPYSIDEIRDFVNEGKIKDETLVWHTGEANWKAWKDFPEASEPPEPTEEELLKQTIETLLQSKMNRKRYAGFFVRANAFIIDNIILSIVGALFLYVMSLAGMLDLNAVSEIVNQYIDNPGSTDLVSKALDLPGMSTFFTIWSIVQAIYFIVFHAVWGATPGKKLLRIHVEMANGEKLSWAFSFFRFVASIVTQATLIFYGLGYLIVLIDPQKRALHDFVAQTRVVHNAIEQKEKKEV; from the coding sequence ATGAAATGGTTTTATATCGACACATCAATCACCGACGGGGATAGGCGTCAAGGTCCTTATTCTATCGATGAAATTAGAGATTTTGTCAACGAAGGCAAGATAAAAGACGAAACTTTAGTCTGGCACACCGGCGAAGCTAATTGGAAAGCATGGAAGGATTTTCCCGAAGCAAGCGAACCCCCTGAGCCGACCGAAGAAGAACTTCTCAAGCAGACGATTGAAACGCTTCTCCAAAGCAAAATGAACCGCAAGCGTTACGCAGGCTTTTTTGTACGTGCGAACGCGTTTATTATAGACAACATAATTCTTTCTATTGTCGGTGCATTGTTCCTTTACGTCATGAGTTTGGCTGGAATGCTGGACTTGAATGCAGTCTCCGAAATCGTAAACCAGTACATTGATAACCCCGGCTCCACGGATCTTGTATCCAAGGCACTTGACCTCCCAGGAATGTCTACATTCTTTACGATTTGGAGCATTGTACAGGCAATTTACTTTATCGTTTTCCATGCGGTTTGGGGCGCCACACCGGGCAAAAAGCTGTTGCGCATTCATGTTGAAATGGCCAATGGCGAAAAGCTCTCGTGGGCATTCTCATTTTTCCGCTTTGTCGCAAGCATTGTCACGCAAGCGACACTCATTTTTTATGGTCTGGGTTACCTGATTGTCCTTATCGATCCGCAAAAGAGAGCGCTACACGACTTTGTCGCACAGACTCGTGTCGTTCATAATGCCATCGAACAAAAAGAAAAGAAAGAGGTTTAA
- the murA gene encoding UDP-N-acetylglucosamine 1-carboxyvinyltransferase, producing the protein MDQFIVPQVKAPVNGEVEISGAKNAVLAVMAAALLADGVSEITNVPHLKDMKTMSDVLRVIGCHINGGSHVLRIDTRGVDHLEAPYELVKTMRASFYVLGPLVARFGRCRVSLPGGCAWGPRPVDLHLKGLEALGAKITVTHGYVEATCQGRLPGGNFNFPISSVGATVNVLMAATLAKGVSVLQNAALEPEIDNLIDFLTSMGAKIQGRGTRTLTVQGVESLRPGTGVTIPDRIEAGTFLCAAAITRGRVKVTRIIPEHIASTLDAFREIGCKVNVGADWAEVDARQQELKPMSLVTLPFPGFPTDMQAPFMATLLSIPGNSLVQDTVYNDRFKHVAELERLGASIQLNGNTATIKGGLPLEGADIMGSDLRASAALVLAGLIAEGETTISRIYHLDRGYEDFEAKMAKIGATVKRFNPDARDAE; encoded by the coding sequence ATGGATCAGTTTATTGTTCCGCAAGTGAAAGCACCGGTCAATGGTGAAGTTGAAATTTCTGGTGCCAAAAACGCCGTGCTTGCCGTCATGGCTGCAGCCCTCCTCGCCGATGGCGTTTCTGAAATCACAAATGTTCCGCATTTGAAAGACATGAAGACCATGTCCGATGTGCTCCGCGTAATCGGTTGCCACATCAACGGCGGAAGCCACGTTCTGAGAATTGACACCCGCGGTGTAGACCATCTCGAAGCACCATATGAACTCGTGAAGACCATGCGCGCAAGCTTCTACGTGCTCGGCCCTCTCGTCGCCAGATTCGGTCGCTGCCGCGTCTCGCTCCCCGGCGGATGCGCTTGGGGTCCACGCCCTGTGGACCTCCACCTCAAAGGTCTTGAAGCTCTCGGTGCAAAAATTACCGTCACGCACGGTTACGTCGAAGCCACTTGCCAAGGCCGCCTCCCCGGCGGTAACTTCAACTTCCCGATTTCTAGCGTCGGCGCAACGGTCAACGTTTTGATGGCAGCAACACTTGCCAAGGGTGTGAGCGTCTTGCAGAACGCCGCCCTCGAACCCGAAATTGACAACCTCATTGACTTCCTCACAAGCATGGGCGCGAAGATTCAGGGACGCGGCACGCGTACTCTTACCGTCCAGGGCGTTGAATCCCTCCGCCCGGGTACAGGCGTCACCATCCCGGACCGCATTGAAGCAGGCACGTTCCTCTGCGCCGCCGCCATCACACGCGGCCGCGTCAAGGTCACGCGCATCATCCCGGAACACATCGCCTCTACGCTTGACGCCTTCCGCGAAATCGGCTGCAAGGTGAACGTCGGTGCCGACTGGGCCGAAGTTGACGCCCGCCAGCAGGAACTCAAGCCGATGAGCCTTGTAACGCTCCCGTTCCCGGGATTCCCGACCGATATGCAGGCACCGTTCATGGCAACGCTCCTCTCCATTCCAGGCAATAGCCTCGTGCAAGACACGGTTTACAACGACCGCTTTAAACATGTCGCCGAACTTGAACGTTTGGGAGCCTCCATCCAGCTGAACGGCAACACGGCTACCATCAAGGGAGGCCTCCCGCTTGAAGGTGCTGACATCATGGGTTCTGACCTCCGCGCCAGTGCAGCTCTCGTTCTCGCAGGCCTCATTGCCGAAGGCGAAACGACCATCAGCCGTATTTACCACCTCGACCGTGGTTACGAAGATTTCGAAGCTAAGATGGCTAAGATCGGTGCAACCGTCAAGCGTTTCAACCCGGACGCCCGCGACGCAGAATAA
- a CDS encoding ABC transporter ATP-binding protein, which translates to MDVESQNALLECRNLLVGYGRALESMKNPFDFRLSAGTVVALMGENGCGKSSLLKTLAGLLPPVSGEVSLEGRMLSEWSPRHRSQKISLVRMSNVVPPRMSVREFVRLGRSPYSGIFDSRTAEDNRIVEESMVLLDVAVFAERPVAELSDGERSRVFLAEAVAQRVNVLLLDEPNAFLDIPRSHALFRLLKKIAVERQMGIVISTHSVEYAERYCDRIMVVDGGTVKNALASEARKCGLLDWTEAF; encoded by the coding sequence ATGGATGTTGAATCTCAGAATGCTTTGCTGGAATGCCGAAATCTGCTTGTCGGCTATGGGCGCGCGCTTGAATCCATGAAAAATCCGTTTGATTTTAGGCTCTCGGCGGGGACAGTTGTGGCCCTGATGGGTGAAAATGGATGTGGCAAGAGTTCGCTTTTGAAAACTTTGGCGGGCTTGTTGCCTCCAGTTTCTGGTGAGGTTTCGCTTGAAGGTAGAATGCTTTCGGAATGGTCACCCCGTCATCGTTCGCAAAAGATTTCACTTGTGCGGATGTCGAATGTCGTTCCTCCGCGCATGAGCGTGCGTGAATTTGTGCGTCTAGGGCGCTCGCCATATTCGGGCATTTTTGATAGCCGAACGGCAGAAGACAATCGCATTGTTGAAGAATCGATGGTGCTTTTGGATGTCGCTGTTTTTGCGGAACGCCCGGTGGCAGAACTTAGCGATGGTGAGCGTAGCCGTGTATTTTTGGCAGAAGCGGTGGCGCAACGGGTGAATGTGCTGTTGCTCGATGAACCGAATGCCTTTTTGGATATTCCACGTAGCCATGCGCTTTTCAGGTTGCTCAAGAAAATTGCTGTAGAGCGCCAGATGGGCATTGTCATCTCGACTCATTCTGTGGAATATGCTGAACGCTATTGTGATAGAATTATGGTTGTGGATGGCGGGACTGTAAAAAATGCGCTAGCGAGCGAAGCGCGCAAATGCGGACTTTTAGACTGGACTGAAGCGTTTTAA
- a CDS encoding FecCD family ABC transporter permease: protein MFLRRRLFGFIALAVLIVLLCVATLCYGVVDIPFASVVQSLFSPGDDVSSNILWNLRIPKMIAAVLAGASLAVSGLSLQTVFRNPLAGPFVLGISSGASLGVALALLAGVGFGSVGVLGSAALGALLVTFIVMFVATRFAQTGVLLIVGLLTGYFIDAIVSVLIAGNSSESLRVYVAWGMGSFGRVTLGDVWIFTCAILVGLVLIGGSLRYLNAALLGDDFAHGLGLNVKRSKICVLLGASLLAGTTTAFCGPVAFIGIAVPHLAYMLFKTTNHRLLLPGAALCGVALALLAGLFPASVPLNAVLSLVGVPVILWVLVRGSGARF from the coding sequence TTGTTTTTGCGACGCCGTTTGTTTGGCTTTATCGCTCTTGCGGTTCTGATTGTATTGCTATGCGTAGCGACGCTTTGCTATGGCGTTGTTGACATTCCGTTTGCTTCGGTGGTGCAGTCGCTGTTTAGCCCTGGCGACGATGTCTCTTCGAACATCTTGTGGAACTTGAGAATTCCGAAGATGATTGCCGCTGTTTTGGCAGGGGCATCACTTGCCGTGTCTGGCCTTTCGTTACAGACTGTGTTCCGAAACCCGCTTGCGGGACCATTTGTGCTTGGCATTAGTAGTGGTGCAAGTCTCGGTGTTGCACTTGCGCTTTTGGCAGGTGTTGGCTTTGGTAGCGTAGGTGTGCTTGGCTCGGCTGCGCTTGGGGCTCTGCTTGTGACGTTTATTGTGATGTTTGTCGCGACACGCTTTGCCCAGACGGGCGTGCTTTTGATTGTTGGGCTCTTGACGGGATATTTTATCGATGCGATTGTGAGTGTGCTGATTGCCGGAAATTCCTCGGAATCTTTGCGCGTCTATGTGGCGTGGGGAATGGGTAGCTTTGGGCGAGTGACTCTTGGCGATGTGTGGATTTTTACATGCGCCATTTTGGTTGGCCTTGTGCTGATTGGGGGCTCGCTACGATATTTGAATGCTGCTCTTCTGGGCGATGATTTTGCGCATGGGCTAGGGCTGAATGTGAAGCGCTCCAAGATTTGTGTGCTGCTCGGGGCAAGCCTTTTGGCGGGAACGACAACAGCTTTTTGTGGTCCCGTGGCGTTTATTGGTATTGCGGTTCCGCATTTGGCTTATATGCTTTTCAAGACTACTAATCACCGGTTGCTTTTGCCGGGGGCTGCGTTATGCGGTGTTGCGCTTGCACTTTTGGCAGGGCTTTTCCCGGCTTCTGTTCCGTTGAATGCGGTGCTTTCGCTGGTGGGCGTTCCTGTGATTTTGTGGGTACTTGTGCGCGGTTCGGGTGCGCGATTCTAG
- a CDS encoding tetratricopeptide repeat protein, with product MNLKTLSLGFVLASFMLSGCSSITMLRTKEMRAVGDDVIAKNDSAYKALSAENAALRAELDSVKAQLDASAVAQKRLQAEVTVLSNRMSEETVRRDTRQEEIIYRLDLLLGKSDKILAKKVVVNNGVASAVMEPDANAEKMVEAETMFNAAHSDYHRGEYKLAYNGFKQVYELVKKGEMAEGALYWMSLCLMEANQPAKAKTLLTNLVDSNPNGMKACAGMYKLASIYGNECNLDRKKQYLQMILSNNTCASTPELEQAAISLQEMLDFKSSDGRSATEICREQMR from the coding sequence GTGAATTTGAAGACTTTATCTCTTGGCTTTGTTTTGGCATCTTTTATGCTATCGGGATGCAGTAGCATTACGATGTTGCGCACAAAAGAAATGCGTGCTGTCGGCGATGATGTCATTGCCAAAAATGATTCGGCGTACAAGGCTCTTTCGGCTGAAAATGCTGCGCTCCGTGCTGAACTCGATAGCGTGAAGGCTCAGCTTGATGCATCTGCAGTGGCGCAAAAGCGTTTGCAGGCCGAAGTGACGGTGCTTTCGAATCGCATGAGCGAAGAAACGGTTCGCCGCGATACACGTCAGGAAGAAATCATTTACCGCCTGGATTTGCTCCTCGGAAAGTCTGACAAGATTTTGGCAAAGAAGGTTGTGGTGAACAATGGTGTGGCCAGCGCTGTGATGGAACCGGACGCCAATGCCGAAAAAATGGTTGAAGCGGAAACGATGTTCAATGCTGCCCATTCGGATTATCACCGTGGCGAATACAAGCTTGCGTACAACGGCTTTAAGCAGGTCTACGAACTTGTGAAAAAGGGCGAAATGGCAGAAGGGGCTCTCTACTGGATGTCGCTTTGCTTGATGGAGGCAAATCAGCCGGCAAAGGCAAAGACGCTCCTTACGAATCTCGTGGATTCCAATCCGAACGGGATGAAGGCTTGCGCGGGCATGTATAAGCTTGCTTCAATTTACGGCAATGAATGCAATCTGGACCGCAAAAAGCAGTATTTGCAGATGATACTTTCAAACAATACATGCGCTTCGACTCCGGAACTGGAGCAGGCCGCGATTTCGTTGCAGGAAATGCTTGACTTTAAGTCTTCGGATGGGCGCTCGGCAACGGAAATTTGTAGAGAACAGATGAGGTAA
- a CDS encoding OmpA family protein, with protein MGKVFKLALMGTAVALFAWGCSKEKPETDPQPQTAPEAPADSTLNLDALVADTLDADSLARLEAERLEAERARLEELINRIMLEDVYFDYDRSELTENAKRLLAQVAEILVNENRFIVTVEGHTDARGTEDYNISLGARRSTVVREFLIAYGVDANRLVSVSYGKERPKVQGTDETAYSKNRRAHFRVSIDQ; from the coding sequence ATGGGTAAGGTATTTAAACTTGCTTTGATGGGTACTGCTGTTGCGCTCTTCGCTTGGGGCTGCAGCAAGGAAAAGCCGGAAACGGATCCGCAACCGCAAACGGCGCCGGAAGCTCCTGCGGATTCTACGTTGAATCTTGATGCGCTTGTCGCAGATACGTTGGATGCGGATTCCTTGGCTCGCTTGGAAGCGGAACGCCTTGAAGCTGAACGTGCGCGCTTGGAAGAACTGATCAACCGCATTATGCTCGAAGATGTTTACTTTGACTATGATCGCTCCGAATTGACCGAAAATGCAAAGCGCTTGCTTGCTCAAGTGGCAGAAATCCTGGTCAATGAAAATCGCTTTATCGTGACGGTTGAAGGCCATACGGATGCTCGCGGCACTGAAGACTACAACATTTCTCTGGGCGCTCGTCGCTCAACCGTGGTGCGCGAGTTTTTGATTGCGTATGGCGTGGATGCCAACAGGCTTGTTTCGGTGAGCTATGGCAAGGAACGCCCGAAGGTGCAGGGAACTGACGAAACGGCTTATTCCAAGAATCGTAGAGCGCATTTCCGCGTGTCCATTGATCAATAG